The Bubalus kerabau isolate K-KA32 ecotype Philippines breed swamp buffalo chromosome X, PCC_UOA_SB_1v2, whole genome shotgun sequence genome has a segment encoding these proteins:
- the HSD17B10 gene encoding 3-hydroxyacyl-CoA dehydrogenase type-2 translates to MAAACRSVKGLVALITGGASGLGLATAERLVGQGATAVLLDLPNSDGEAQAKKLGKSCAFAPADVTSEKDVQAALTLAREKFGRVDVAVNCAGIAVASKTYNLKKSQAHTLDDFQRVITVNLIGTFNVIRLVAGEMGQNEPDQGGQRGVIINTASVAAFEGQVGQAAYSASKGGIVGMTLPIARDLAPMGIRVMTIAPGLFGTPLLTTLPDKVRNFLASQVPFPSRLGDPAEYAHLVQAIIENSFLNGEVIRLDGAIRMQP, encoded by the exons ATGGCAGCTGCATGTCGGAGCGTGAAG GGTCTGGTTGCCTTAATAACCGGCGGAGCCTCAGGCCTAGGCTTGGCCACAGCGGAGCGACTGGTGGGGCAGGGGGCCACTGCTGTACTTTTGGACCTGCCCAACTCAGATGGGGAGGCCCAGGCCAAGAAGTTAGGGAAGAGCTGCGCCTTTGCTCCAGCCGAC GTGACCTCAGAGAAGGATGTGCAAGCAGCCCTGACTCTAGCAAGAGAAAAGTTTGGCCGTGTGGATGTGGCAGTCAACTGTGCAGGCATTGCAGTGGCCAGCAAGACATATAACTTAAAGAAAAGCCAGGCCCATACCTTGGACGACTTTCAGCGAGTTATCACT GTGAATCTCATAGGCACCTTCAATGTGATCCGCCTGGTGGCTGGTGAGATGGGCCAGAACGAACCAGACCAGGGAGGCCAACGTGGGGTCATCATCAATACAGCCAGCGTAGCTGCCTTTGAGGGCCAG GTTGGACAAGCTGCATACTCTGCTTCCAAGGGGGGCATAGTGGGCATGACACTGCCCATTGCTCGGGATCTGGCTCCCATGGGTATCCGGGTGATGACCATTGCTCCAG GCCTATTTGGCACCCCGCTGTTGACCACCCTCCCAGATAAAGTGCGCAACTTCCTGGCCAGCCAGGTGCCCTTCCCCAGCCGACTTGGTGACCCTGCCGAGTATGCTCATCTGGTACAGGCCATCATCGAGAACTCATTCCTCAATGGAGAAGTCATCCGGCTGGATGGGGCCATCCGCATGCAGCCTTGA